The following coding sequences lie in one Arachis hypogaea cultivar Tifrunner chromosome 9, arahy.Tifrunner.gnm2.J5K5, whole genome shotgun sequence genomic window:
- the LOC140175273 gene encoding uncharacterized protein, which yields MSFQVLSNGDAVAWFWKFAFGYGYQHNSLPSITPPLSLRFSPLPLTLSFFLNHNHKMRKKTIAHKPPREKLYKLPSKPSTRSQDKTFTPSPSPPTSPPRCDPMARTKNTSRFPASAKPTPPPKVTPSKPGSSKPSSSKGKRPAAPEPPPESTQPKSRSVPSRSQRGKARVPLSSVREPEVDPFAHKSHYMTSHSDFNPHRFKSAMNHDFYEGVIKYRTLCPYFLADLPDLKKKGFPFVENLKFLDWNHLFDIKKPVYPQLVKEFYANMTYHEGGVHSYVKGRDIFLNNETVSDALKYTDVGPCAYTSVKWDEGVGISYFDALAHICEHVSLIDGITPTHKALGYERAQLHRIVNHILIPQSGSYQRVSYTDTLVLYALITKTEISFAYLMARYMFDSVRSTKDKALPYGMFLTCIFEHFGVDLTNEKYENRHSYLKGGGSVKQNKGPTRSERVVLDDEDEDFVPEDSPTPSTEGTSISTGKKSTLLNVVKDVAQEFVSQSNHMIAMSKEQRKLASKHENFLKKSRDTVAVLMTFIDNLHNDEDIATDVEEDAVSEGNGSDA from the coding sequence atgtcttttcaagtcttgtcaaatggtgatgcagttgcatggttttggaaatttgcttttgggtacggttaccaacataactctcttccctccataactcctCCTCTATCCCTTCGGTTCTCACCACTACCCCTAACACTCTCTTTCTTCCTAAATCATAACCacaaaatgagaaagaaaaccATTGCTCATAAACCTCCTCGTGAAAAGCTGTATAAACTTCCATCCAAACCTTCCACTCGCTCACAAGACAAAACCTTCACtccatctccttctcctcctacctctcctcctcgctgTGACCCCATGGCTCGGACCAAGAACACTTCAAGATTTCCTGCCTCTGCCAAGCCAACGCCACCACCGAAAGTCACACCATCCAAGCCAGGTTCATCGAAACCGAGTTCATCCAAAGGAAAGCGACCTGCAGCACCAGAACCTCCACCTGAGTCCACACAACCAAAATCTAGGTCTGTTCCATCACGTTCTCAAAGAGGTAAAGCTCGAGTTCCTCTCTCATCTGTTAGAGAACCAGAAGttgatccttttgctcacaaatcacactatatgacatctcactcagactttaacccccatcgtttcaaatctgccatgaaccacGATTTCTATGAGGGAGTTATTAAGTATCGTACTCTATGTCCATATTTTCTGGCTGATTTacctgatttgaaaaagaaaggttttccttttgttgaaaacttgaaatttttagactggaatcacctttttgacatcaaaaaacctgtatatcctcagttggtcaaagaattttatgcgaacatgacttaccatgaaggaggtgtgcattcttatgttaagggcagagacatttttttaaataatgaaactgTCAGTGATGcattgaagtatactgatgttgggccttgtgcttacacttcggttaagtgggatgaaggtgttggaatttcttattttgatgcattggctcacatttgtgaacatgtttctttaattgatggcatcacacccactcacaaagccctaggatatgaacgtgctcaatTACACCGCATTGTCAACCACATTTtgattcctcaaagtggttcatatcaaagggtttcttacactgacacacttgttttatatgcccttattacaaaaacagaaatctcttttgcatacttgatggctagatacatgtttgattctgttcgAAGTACAAAAGATAAagcacttccttatggcatgtttctaacttgcatatttgagcattttggtgttgacttgaccaatgagaaatatgaaaatagacattcatacctaaaggggggtggttcagtgaaacagaacaaaggacccactagatctgaaagagtcgtcctagatgatgaagatgaggacTTTGTCCCTGAGGATTCTCCTACTCCTTCCACCGAGGGTACTTCCATTTccactgggaagaaatccactctgctgaatgtggtcaaggatgttgctcaagagtttgtatctcaatcaaatcacatgattgccatgagcaaggaacaaaggaagttagctagcaagcatgagaactttctgaagaaatcaagggatacggtggctgtgctcatgaccttcattgataaccttcacaatgatgaagacattgccactgatgttgaagaggatgCTGTCTCGGAAGgaaatggttctgatgcctag